From one Anaerococcus prevotii DSM 20548 genomic stretch:
- the yiaK gene encoding 3-dehydro-L-gulonate 2-dehydrogenase has protein sequence MKVTYDKLKNTIKNALKASGVSEEKSELMAKVHAESTLKGVNSHGLNRIPRLIDFINKGLVDINAEMELVKSFGSVENYEGNLGFGVINALKASDRAAELAKEHGIGMVTLRNTTHWMRGGAYSENIADKGMIGMCWTNTESLMPVWGSDEISLGNNPIGISIPSESGNICLDMAISLYSYGKLETTRLKGEKLPYPGGFDKGGNLTDDPKLIEESQNLLPVGYWKGSGLGICLDTMAALLSNGLSTYDMDDRDGFNCTSCSQIFIAMNPEAFSTKEENEKTIRKIKERVKSAHPTNPGLSPRYPGLGLYTRKEKGLREGIEIDDKIFKKVESLGEM, from the coding sequence ATGAAAGTTACTTATGACAAATTAAAAAATACTATAAAAAACGCCCTCAAAGCCAGTGGGGTTAGCGAAGAAAAATCAGAACTTATGGCAAAAGTCCACGCCGAATCTACCCTAAAGGGAGTTAACTCTCATGGGCTAAATAGGATACCGAGACTGATTGATTTTATAAATAAGGGCTTGGTTGATATTAATGCTGAAATGGAGCTTGTTAAGAGCTTTGGCTCTGTCGAAAACTACGAGGGAAATCTAGGATTTGGTGTAATCAATGCACTTAAGGCAAGTGATAGGGCGGCAGAGCTAGCCAAAGAGCATGGAATAGGCATGGTAACTTTAAGAAATACAACTCATTGGATGAGGGGAGGAGCCTATAGCGAAAATATAGCAGATAAGGGGATGATTGGCATGTGCTGGACCAACACTGAATCGCTTATGCCTGTTTGGGGATCGGATGAAATAAGTCTCGGCAACAACCCTATAGGAATATCTATACCATCAGAAAGTGGAAATATTTGTCTTGATATGGCCATATCTCTTTACTCCTACGGGAAACTTGAAACAACAAGACTTAAGGGAGAAAAGCTTCCATACCCTGGTGGCTTCGACAAGGGAGGAAATCTTACAGATGATCCAAAACTGATAGAAGAAAGCCAGAATCTCTTGCCGGTAGGTTACTGGAAGGGGTCAGGTCTTGGCATATGTCTCGATACCATGGCAGCCCTTCTATCAAATGGCTTGTCAACCTATGATATGGATGACAGGGATGGGTTTAACTGCACATCTTGCTCACAGATTTTTATAGCTATGAATCCAGAAGCTTTCTCTACTAAAGAGGAAAACGAGAAGACCATAAGAAAGATTAAAGAAAGAGTAAAATCAGCCCACCCTACAAATCCAGGGTTAAGTCCAAGATATCCGGGCCTAGGTCTTTACACGAGAAAAGAAAAGGGCCTAAGGGAAGGAATAGAGATTGATGATAAGATATTTAAAAAGGTGGAAAGTCTAGGAGAGATGTAG
- a CDS encoding hydantoinase/oxoprolinase family protein, whose protein sequence is MKRQIRVGIDVGGTNTKAVAIDNATYDIVGMGIIPTTHDHELGVSQGVIESFNKCLTENNISADEVTFIAHSTTQATNALVEGDVAKVGIIGIANGGFVGFLSKIQGHIKDIELDDSGKRKIQTEYRFINRKDFTEENVASIVDELIKSGCGVIAVSKTFGVDGNKEELLIKEMGKDKGIEVCAASEISKLYGLSRRTRTAVINGSILPKMIATADSTESAVKKAGISAPLMIMRGDGGVMDIEEMRNRPVLTMLSGPAASTVGALMYLKVSNGIFFEVGGTTTDIGVIKNGRPMIDYAVVGGQRTMVNSMDVHTVGVAGGSMIRAGGGKIIKVGPRSCHIANLPYVVFTDPKGFENAEIIQISPKEGDPKDYIVVRAGGKDYALTTTCAANALGIIEEGDYSYGNPESAQICFKLLGEFLGMTMEEAARAVLDDAANTTNEVILDLMDKYKVEQSQTTIVGGGGGAKVLLPFAAKKLDVPYKLADKAEIISSIGVALAMVRDVVERVIPQPTREDIMRLRAEATDQVIKSGSSPESVEIQIEIDQQTSKVRAIATGSTEIASQDLTKKVTKDEARKLAADSLLVREDEVENPVSNENFNIFTAKKAGKTELRAVDKKGFIKLQRADAKAIKTTAGGVRTVVANMWKDLAVFKSDIKLNPDIYLCLGGKIVDFEGLTSIDQLNMLIDSELSLREGNEEVIVIGAKNDL, encoded by the coding sequence ATGAAAAGACAAATTAGAGTAGGTATAGATGTAGGTGGTACAAATACCAAGGCTGTTGCTATTGACAATGCCACATACGATATAGTAGGTATGGGGATTATCCCTACAACTCACGACCACGAGCTCGGTGTAAGTCAGGGAGTTATTGAATCATTTAACAAGTGCCTTACAGAAAATAATATTTCAGCAGATGAGGTTACTTTTATTGCTCACTCTACGACACAAGCAACCAACGCCCTAGTGGAAGGAGATGTGGCTAAGGTTGGAATAATAGGTATAGCTAATGGTGGCTTTGTAGGATTTTTATCCAAAATCCAAGGTCATATCAAAGACATAGAGCTTGATGATTCTGGCAAGAGAAAGATTCAAACAGAATATAGATTCATAAATAGGAAAGACTTCACAGAAGAAAATGTAGCAAGTATTGTAGATGAATTGATAAAAAGTGGCTGTGGAGTAATAGCTGTATCTAAGACCTTTGGAGTAGATGGAAACAAAGAGGAGCTCTTAATCAAAGAAATGGGTAAGGATAAGGGGATTGAAGTCTGTGCAGCTTCAGAAATCTCCAAGCTATACGGCCTATCAAGAAGGACAAGGACTGCCGTAATAAATGGATCAATCCTACCAAAGATGATTGCTACAGCAGATTCTACCGAGTCAGCTGTTAAAAAAGCAGGTATCAGCGCTCCTTTAATGATCATGAGAGGAGACGGGGGAGTAATGGATATAGAAGAGATGAGAAATAGACCGGTTCTCACCATGCTCTCTGGTCCAGCTGCTTCAACTGTGGGTGCTTTGATGTATCTTAAGGTATCTAACGGAATATTCTTTGAGGTTGGTGGAACTACAACAGATATTGGAGTTATCAAAAACGGAAGACCTATGATTGATTATGCTGTAGTTGGTGGCCAAAGAACTATGGTTAACTCCATGGATGTTCACACGGTTGGAGTTGCTGGTGGATCCATGATAAGGGCAGGAGGGGGCAAAATTATAAAAGTAGGACCAAGGTCCTGCCATATCGCAAACCTTCCTTATGTTGTCTTTACCGATCCAAAGGGATTTGAAAATGCAGAAATCATCCAAATTTCTCCAAAAGAAGGCGACCCAAAAGATTATATAGTAGTAAGAGCAGGGGGTAAGGATTACGCTTTAACTACAACCTGTGCGGCCAATGCCCTGGGCATAATAGAAGAAGGAGATTATTCTTATGGCAATCCAGAAAGTGCCCAAATCTGCTTTAAGCTTTTGGGAGAGTTCCTGGGAATGACTATGGAAGAAGCTGCTAGGGCAGTACTTGATGATGCTGCAAATACCACCAACGAAGTAATCCTAGACCTAATGGATAAGTACAAGGTAGAACAATCTCAAACTACCATAGTCGGAGGTGGTGGAGGAGCCAAGGTCCTCTTGCCATTTGCTGCAAAGAAACTAGACGTACCATATAAGCTTGCCGATAAGGCAGAGATAATATCTTCTATTGGGGTGGCTCTTGCTATGGTCAGAGATGTAGTAGAAAGGGTTATTCCTCAACCAACAAGGGAAGATATTATGAGGTTAAGGGCGGAGGCTACCGATCAAGTTATAAAATCAGGATCTAGTCCAGAATCAGTCGAAATTCAAATCGAAATCGACCAACAAACATCCAAGGTTAGGGCAATTGCAACAGGTTCAACTGAAATAGCAAGTCAAGATTTAACTAAGAAGGTAACAAAGGATGAAGCGAGAAAGCTTGCCGCAGATAGCCTTCTAGTAAGAGAAGATGAAGTAGAAAATCCTGTCTCAAACGAAAACTTCAATATATTTACAGCAAAAAAAGCTGGCAAGACCGAGCTTCGCGCTGTAGATAAAAAGGGCTTTATCAAGCTTCAGAGGGCAGATGCTAAGGCGATTAAAACTACTGCAGGTGGAGTAAGAACTGTAGTAGCTAATATGTGGAAGGACCTTGCAGTATTTAAGTCAGATATCAAACTAAACCCAGATATCTACCTATGCCTTGGAGGAAAGATCGTTGACTTCGAAGGACTTACCAGCATTGATCAGCTCAACATGCTAATCGATTCAGAGCTTTCCCTAAGAGAAGGTAACGAAGAAGTTATAGTAATAGGAGCCAAAAACGACCTATAA